In one Oryza glaberrima chromosome 2, OglaRS2, whole genome shotgun sequence genomic region, the following are encoded:
- the LOC127761773 gene encoding putative ripening-related protein 2 encodes MATTNCLLALAIAGLVLVSLPGLSRGDVDARRGRELAGGCNPSGTLRPSRSHSCQDCCKAGRSYPTYACSPATTGSTKAVMTLNDFEAGGDGGDPSECDGKFHKNTERVVALSTGWYDNGRRCNKNIRINANGRSVLAKVVDECDSLHGCDKEHAYQPPCRPNVVDASQAVWDALRITGEDVGEYDITWSDA; translated from the coding sequence atggcgacgacgaATTGCCTCCTCGCGCTCGCAATCGCGGGCCTCGTGCTTGTCTCCCTCCCAGGACTCTcgcgcggcgacgtcgacgctcgccgcggccgcgagcTGGCGGGCGGGTGCAACCCGAGCGGCACGCTCCGCCCGAGCAGGAGCCACTCGTGCCAGGACTGCTGCAAGGCCGGCCGGTCCTACCCGACGTACGCTTGCTCCCCGGCGACCACCGGGAGCACCAAGGCGGTGATGACGCTGAACGACTtcgaagccggcggcgacggcggcgacccgtCGGAGTGCGACGGCAAGTTCCACAAGAACACGGAGCGCGTGGTGGCGCTGTCCACGGGGTGGTACGACAACGGCAGGCGCTGCAACAAGAACATCCGGATCAACGCCAACGGCAGGTCCGTGCTCGCCAAGGTCGTCGACGAGTGCGACTCCCTGCACGGCTGCGACAAGGAGCACGCCTACcagccgccgtgccgccccaaCGTCGTCGACGCGTCGCAGGCCGTGTGGGACGCGCTCCGCATCACCGGCGAAGACGTCGGCGAGTACGATATCACTTGGTCGGACGCATGA